In Piliocolobus tephrosceles isolate RC106 chromosome 4, ASM277652v3, whole genome shotgun sequence, the following are encoded in one genomic region:
- the TAF7 gene encoding transcription initiation factor TFIID subunit 7, which produces MSKSKDDAPHELESQFILRLPPEYASSVRRAVQSGHVNLKDRLTIEFHPDGRHGIVRVDRVPLASKLVDLPCVMESLKTIDKKTFYKTADICQMLVSTVDGDLYPPVEEPVASTDPKASKKKDKDKEKKFIWNHGITLPLKNVRKRRFRKTAKKKYIESPDVEKEVKRLLSTDAEAVSTRWEIIAEDETKEAENQGLDISSPGMSGHRQGHDSLEHDELREIFNDLSSSSEDEDETQHQDEEDINIIDTEEDLERQLQDKLNESDEQHQENEGTNQLVMGIQKQIDNMKGKLQETQDRAKRQEDLIMKVENLALKNRFQAVLDELKQKEDREKEQLSSLQEELESLLEK; this is translated from the coding sequence atgagtAAAAGCAAAGATGATGCTCCTCACGAACTGGAGAGCCAGTTTATCTTACGTCTGCCTCCAGAATATGCCTCTTCTGTGAGAAGGGCAGTACAGTCTGGTCATGTCAACCTCAAGGACAGACTGACAATTGAGTTTCATCCTGATGGGCGTCATGGAATCGTCAGAGTGGACCGTGTTCCCTTGGCCTCAAAATTGGTAGACCTGCCCTGTGTTATGGAAAGCTTGAAAACCATTGATAAGAAAACCTTTTACAAGACAGCTGATATCTGTCAGATGCTTGTATCCACAGTTGATGGTGATCTCTATCCACCTGTGGAGGAGCCAGTTGCTAGCACTGATCctaaagcaagcaagaaaaaggataaggacaaagagaaaaagtTTATCTGGAACCACGGAATTACTCTGCCTCTGAAGAATGTCAGGAAGAGAAGGTTCCGGAAGacagcaaagaagaaatatattgaaTCTCCAGATGTGGAAAAAGAAGTGAAACGATTGCTGAGTACAGATGCTGAAGCTGTTAGTACTCGGTGGGAAATAATTGCTGAAGATGAAACAAAGGAGGCAGAAAATCAAGGCCTGGATATCTCTTCTCCAGGAATGTCTGGTCACAGGCAGGGCCATGACTCATTAGAACATGATGAGCTTCGGGAGATATTCAATGACCTCAGCAGCAGCAGTGAGGATGAAGATGAGACCCAGCATCAAGATGAAGAAGATATAAACATCATTGACACTGAGGAAGATCTGGAGAGACAACTACAGGACAAGCTAAATGAATCAGATGAACAGCACCAGGAAAATGAGGGAACCAATCAGCTGGTTATGGGAATTCAGAAGCAGATTGACAACATGAAAGGCAAGCTCCAAGAGACCCAGGACAGGGCAAAACGACAAGAGGATCTCATCATGAAAGTGGAAAATCTGGCTCTCAAGAACAGATTTCAGGCTGTGCTGGATGAGCTCAAACAAAAGGAAGACCGAGAAAAGGAGCAACTCAGCTCCTTGCAAGAAGAGCTAGAATCACTCCTAGAGAAGTAA